Proteins encoded by one window of Acidobacteriota bacterium:
- a CDS encoding ABC transporter permease subunit: MNAIVATFLRELKAYFFSPLAYVVLFFFLVVNGAVFALIVNYLNNPLAEAGRPFDIFFGGSIFFWLILLFATPVLTMRLIAEERKSGSIEVLMTAPVTEDQVVIGKYLAAFAFYCFLWLPTVLYAVIVDRASDIDWGTIASGYLGIALIGGFFLALGVLGSAMSRNQIVAAIISFALSLLVFVLVFLPGLVNDPGLQQLFSYVSVVEHMDEFARGIVDTRRLVFYLSTTVFLLYLASRTLEEKKWR; this comes from the coding sequence GTGAACGCCATCGTCGCCACCTTCCTGCGCGAGCTCAAGGCCTACTTCTTTTCGCCGCTGGCCTACGTCGTCCTGTTCTTCTTCCTGGTGGTCAACGGTGCCGTCTTCGCCCTCATCGTCAACTACCTCAACAATCCCCTGGCGGAGGCCGGCCGGCCCTTCGACATCTTCTTCGGCGGCAGCATTTTCTTCTGGCTGATTCTGCTTTTCGCCACGCCGGTGCTCACCATGCGCTTGATCGCCGAGGAGCGTAAATCGGGCTCGATCGAGGTGCTGATGACCGCTCCGGTGACCGAAGATCAGGTGGTGATCGGCAAGTATTTGGCGGCCTTCGCCTTCTACTGCTTCCTGTGGCTGCCGACGGTGCTCTACGCGGTGATCGTCGACCGCGCCAGCGACATCGATTGGGGCACCATCGCCAGCGGCTACCTCGGGATCGCCCTGATCGGTGGCTTCTTCCTCGCCCTCGGCGTGCTCGGCTCGGCGATGAGCCGCAACCAGATCGTCGCCGCCATCATCAGCTTCGCGCTCTCGCTGCTGGTTTTCGTCCTGGTGTTTCTGCCCGGGCTGGTCAACGACCCGGGCCTGCAGCAGCTCTTCTCCTATGTCAGCGTCGTCGAGCACATGGACGAGTTCGCCCGCGGCATCGTCGACACCCGGCGCCTGGTCTTCTACCTCAGCACCACCGTCTTCCTGCTCTACCTGGCGAGCCGGACCCTCGAAGAGAAGAAGTGGAGGTGA
- a CDS encoding ABC transporter ATP-binding protein, which translates to MIEAIDLHRQYGDFHAVQGVSFTLDEGEIVGILGPNGAGKTTTIRMITGFLPPTAGRVTVAGRDLFSDPRQARRELGYLPENVALYPEMRVEEYLSYRARLEGMEKGAAKAGIGEAIERCLLEEVRGQIIGTLSKGFRQRVGLAAAILHGPRVLVLDEPTVGLDPGQIIAIRELIRELGKSRTLLLSTHILPEVELLCDRVLIIDQGKLVAQGTPDELRGAESAGQRRIRIAVEGEPEGVEGMLTSVEGVHRARAAADGWVVEASRDCRGDIFRAAVAHQMVLLHLVEEQTSFEDIFVRLTTQEEVAEEASSLAVADSSEPESGPDVEPKSEADVESDSEEVPS; encoded by the coding sequence ATGATCGAAGCGATCGACTTACACCGGCAGTACGGTGATTTCCACGCCGTCCAGGGGGTGTCCTTCACCCTGGACGAGGGGGAGATCGTGGGCATTCTGGGGCCCAACGGCGCCGGCAAGACGACCACCATTCGAATGATCACCGGCTTTCTGCCGCCGACGGCTGGTCGCGTGACGGTGGCGGGACGGGATCTGTTCTCAGACCCGCGGCAGGCGCGCCGCGAGCTCGGTTACCTGCCGGAGAATGTAGCCCTCTATCCGGAAATGCGAGTCGAGGAGTACCTGAGCTACCGGGCTCGCCTCGAGGGCATGGAGAAGGGTGCCGCCAAGGCGGGCATCGGTGAGGCGATCGAGCGCTGCCTCCTCGAAGAGGTTCGAGGCCAGATCATCGGCACCCTGTCGAAGGGTTTCCGGCAGCGCGTCGGCCTGGCGGCGGCGATCCTCCACGGGCCGCGGGTGCTGGTCCTCGACGAGCCCACCGTCGGCCTCGATCCGGGCCAGATCATCGCCATCCGCGAGCTGATTCGCGAGCTCGGCAAGAGCCGCACGCTGCTGCTTTCGACCCACATCCTGCCGGAGGTCGAGCTGCTCTGCGACCGCGTGCTGATCATCGACCAGGGCAAGCTCGTCGCCCAGGGCACGCCGGACGAGCTACGCGGTGCCGAGAGTGCCGGACAGCGGCGCATTCGGATCGCGGTCGAGGGCGAGCCCGAGGGGGTGGAAGGAATGCTCACCTCGGTCGAAGGTGTCCATCGCGCCCGGGCCGCGGCAGACGGTTGGGTGGTGGAGGCGTCACGCGATTGCCGCGGCGACATCTTCCGCGCCGCCGTCGCCCATCAAATGGTCTTGCTCCATCTGGTCGAGGAGCAGACTTCCTTCGAAGACATCTTCGTTCGCTTGACCACCCAGGAAGAGGTGGCGGAGGAGGCTTCGAGCCTGGCGGTAGCGGACTCCTCCGAACCCGAGTCCGGGCCCGACGTCGAGCCCAAGTCCGAGGCCGATGTCGAGTCCGATTCCGAGGAGGTGCCGTCGTGA
- a CDS encoding NAD-binding protein, with protein MKTMRRRLLMLLAALPVMVLTAALLYWLGMERFEQDPRTFSESLQWAVETFTTTGYGDDGRWRHPALIGLTIGLQFLGVFFVFLIIPIYLIPVLEARFEVRLPRRADDLVDHVVIYRDGPAVATLMDRLEALERHFVVLEPDEGRARRLFEEGRRVVLGGLEGEALDGVGLLRAETLIANDDDHQNAAFVLAARQMGFGGEILALVDDPFHRQPMQLAGASVAFTPKHMLGAALAARASARISPRVSGIHDLGHVLQVDEVRVAADSELVGRSLREAQLGGRTGGTVIGQWNKGRLETPEAGELRIVADGILVTLGDRPSLDRLSSLAGGGKVPRQGRFVIGGFGEVGRKVVQLLHDAGEETTVIDRVASPGVDVVGDVLDEETLIAARLADAQGLILAVENDASALFGTVIAKKVAPALAVIARVNEAENVDRIHHAGADFALSVSQVSGQILAQRLLGEEAVAIDPQLEVRRRSSAGLVGRNPGELDLRRLTGCSVVAVERAGEVLVDFAPPFRFEAGDAVYVLGPDGVG; from the coding sequence ATGAAGACGATGCGCCGGCGCCTCCTGATGCTGCTGGCGGCGCTGCCGGTGATGGTGCTGACCGCCGCGCTGCTCTATTGGCTCGGCATGGAGCGCTTCGAGCAGGATCCGCGCACCTTTTCGGAAAGCCTGCAGTGGGCCGTCGAGACCTTCACCACCACCGGCTACGGCGACGATGGCCGCTGGCGGCACCCGGCCTTGATCGGGCTCACCATCGGCCTGCAGTTCCTGGGCGTCTTCTTCGTCTTCTTGATCATCCCCATCTACCTGATCCCGGTGCTCGAGGCGCGCTTCGAGGTGCGGTTGCCGCGCCGTGCCGATGATCTCGTCGACCATGTCGTGATCTATCGCGATGGCCCTGCCGTCGCCACCCTGATGGATCGCCTCGAGGCCCTCGAACGGCACTTCGTGGTGCTGGAGCCGGACGAAGGCCGGGCCCGTCGCCTGTTCGAGGAGGGCCGGCGCGTCGTCCTGGGAGGGCTCGAGGGAGAGGCCCTGGATGGCGTCGGCTTGTTGCGGGCCGAGACCCTGATCGCCAACGACGACGATCACCAGAACGCCGCCTTCGTTTTGGCGGCACGCCAGATGGGTTTCGGCGGCGAAATTCTGGCGCTGGTCGACGATCCCTTCCATCGCCAGCCGATGCAGCTCGCTGGTGCCAGCGTCGCCTTCACTCCCAAGCACATGCTCGGCGCCGCCCTGGCGGCGCGGGCCAGCGCCCGCATCAGTCCGCGGGTCTCCGGGATCCACGACCTGGGGCACGTGCTGCAGGTCGACGAGGTGCGAGTCGCCGCCGACAGCGAGCTGGTCGGCCGCTCCTTGCGCGAGGCGCAGCTCGGCGGACGGACCGGAGGAACCGTCATCGGCCAGTGGAACAAGGGCCGCCTGGAGACCCCGGAGGCGGGCGAGCTGCGCATCGTGGCCGACGGCATCCTGGTCACCCTCGGCGACCGCCCCAGTCTCGACCGCCTGTCGAGCCTCGCCGGCGGCGGCAAAGTGCCGCGCCAGGGTCGGTTCGTGATCGGTGGCTTCGGCGAGGTCGGCCGCAAGGTGGTCCAGCTACTGCACGATGCCGGCGAAGAGACCACGGTGATCGATCGCGTCGCGTCTCCCGGCGTCGACGTGGTCGGCGACGTCCTCGACGAGGAAACTCTCATCGCCGCCCGCTTGGCCGACGCCCAGGGCCTGATCCTGGCCGTCGAAAACGATGCCAGCGCCCTTTTCGGAACGGTCATCGCCAAGAAGGTGGCGCCGGCCCTCGCCGTCATCGCGCGCGTCAACGAGGCCGAGAACGTCGATCGAATTCACCACGCCGGTGCCGACTTCGCGCTCTCCGTCAGCCAGGTCTCGGGACAGATTCTGGCGCAGCGACTATTGGGCGAAGAGGCGGTGGCGATCGATCCCCAGCTCGAAGTGCGCCGACGTTCCTCCGCCGGCTTGGTGGGGCGAAATCCGGGGGAGCTCGACCTGCGGCGCCTCACCGGTTGCTCGGTGGTCGCCGTCGAACGCGCTGGCGAAGTCCTGGTGGACTTCGCGCCGCCATTTCGTTTCGAGGCCGGCGATGCGGTCTATGTCCTCGGACCGGACGGGGTGGGCTGA
- a CDS encoding O-antigen ligase family protein, with amino-acid sequence MFWAPLPFGGAEPLAELVQRLTVCTVLLLIALRGYRSGRLRHLRWPLLACAALALLALVQSLPLPGGLVATLSPEHGRLFAAAGELLGEPVTAALSLAPSASRSAALGWAFVGLYLLAGGWVACRRRNRRGLALAVAAVALFEIFYGTSGWLSGGAEIWGRAAPATDTRLRGTFVNSDHLATLFELVLAMAFAWGWWALRRGRWSSSIERRLALAAPPLLLWLAVFAGLAFTGSRAGLVAAVVGAGLQGVLLAVASGRARWAPVGLVAALAGILVVVFAGLGQGFGRLLSTSVFEVVRGGRAQAYEACLELWQRFPIFGSGAGSFRDAFPLVQPATLPGTWLHAHNDPLELLVTHGLLGILIFVAGAFWLVRRQFQVLRFGERSEDRATALAALGAVATMAVHECFDFGLTVPSNSLAFAVLCGAALVAKTADEEPTLAGGGGR; translated from the coding sequence TTGTTCTGGGCGCCGTTGCCCTTCGGCGGTGCCGAGCCCCTGGCCGAGCTGGTCCAGCGCCTGACCGTTTGTACCGTGCTGTTGCTGATCGCCTTGCGCGGTTATCGCAGCGGGCGCCTGCGCCACCTGCGCTGGCCTCTGCTGGCCTGCGCCGCCCTCGCCCTTCTCGCCCTGGTGCAATCGCTGCCCCTGCCCGGCGGTTTGGTCGCCACCTTGTCGCCGGAGCACGGCCGTTTGTTCGCGGCCGCCGGTGAGCTGTTGGGCGAGCCGGTGACGGCGGCCCTCTCCCTCGCCCCGTCGGCCTCGCGCTCGGCCGCCCTCGGCTGGGCCTTCGTGGGGCTCTATCTGCTGGCCGGGGGTTGGGTCGCCTGCCGGCGCCGAAACCGCCGCGGGTTGGCGCTGGCGGTTGCCGCGGTGGCTCTTTTCGAGATCTTCTACGGCACCAGCGGCTGGCTCTCCGGTGGCGCCGAGATCTGGGGCCGGGCGGCGCCGGCGACGGACACCCGCCTGCGCGGCACCTTCGTCAACTCGGATCACCTCGCGACCCTCTTCGAGCTGGTGCTGGCGATGGCCTTCGCGTGGGGTTGGTGGGCTCTGCGCCGCGGCCGTTGGTCCAGCTCCATCGAGCGTCGGTTGGCGCTGGCAGCGCCGCCTCTCCTACTCTGGCTGGCGGTTTTCGCCGGCCTGGCGTTCACTGGTTCCCGAGCCGGTCTGGTGGCGGCGGTGGTCGGCGCCGGGCTCCAGGGGGTGCTGCTGGCGGTGGCTTCGGGGCGAGCGCGGTGGGCGCCGGTGGGTCTGGTGGCGGCCCTCGCCGGGATCCTGGTGGTGGTCTTCGCCGGCCTCGGCCAGGGCTTCGGACGCCTGCTGTCGACCTCCGTCTTCGAAGTCGTCCGCGGTGGTCGGGCTCAAGCCTATGAAGCCTGCCTGGAGCTCTGGCAGCGCTTTCCGATCTTCGGTAGCGGCGCCGGCAGCTTTCGCGACGCCTTTCCCCTGGTTCAGCCGGCCACCCTGCCGGGAACCTGGCTGCATGCCCACAACGACCCGCTCGAGCTGCTGGTGACCCACGGCCTCCTGGGGATCTTGATCTTCGTCGCCGGAGCTTTCTGGCTGGTTCGCCGTCAGTTCCAGGTCTTGCGCTTCGGGGAGCGCTCCGAGGACCGCGCCACCGCCCTGGCGGCGCTCGGAGCCGTGGCCACGATGGCGGTCCACGAATGCTTCGATTTCGGGCTTACGGTGCCGTCGAACAGTCTCGCCTTCGCGGTGCTTTGCGGCGCCGCTCTGGTCGCCAAGACCGCCGATGAGGAGCCCACCCTGGCGGGAGGTGGAGGGCGATGA